A section of the Cherax quadricarinatus isolate ZL_2023a chromosome 97, ASM3850222v1, whole genome shotgun sequence genome encodes:
- the LOC128705009 gene encoding protein obstructor-E: MWVLLVACVCTLVTVEAQGVVPECPAPDGFFADAEQCDRYYECVDNVLTEKMCADGLAFVDLNPRIEKCDYISSVDCTGRPKLQPAQPTDVCPRQNGYFQHPDETVCNKFYFCNAGTGNLVTCPEGLVYGLDSHNCVWPDVAARQGCSSDVIAEFDCPKVTDDIAVSHPRYADPTDCQYFYVCISGVNPRRNGCAFGQVFNSKLAACDAPQEVPECADYYTAYFEDYFNTLTATDGRVSVDILAAALASGYDVPSIQERFHVDPKLLQTQPRPSRARGVTAAPAAAAPAAVAPAAATVRKAGKLPARRQEELVSQDGDVSPPSLTAGAPRNTVPKRRFRPQPPTTTTTPPPPPPPPQGGPEDYTDYTDYTDGAVYDYGAEVPLPPPTTTTAAPVQPTSIKRRIPLRRPRPAN; the protein is encoded by the exons TCGAAGCTCAGGGCGTGGTACCTGAATGTCCAGCACCTGATGGGTTCTTCGCTGACGCAGAACAATGTGATAGGTACTACGAGTGTGTCGACAATGTCCTGACTGAGAAGATGTGTGCAGACGGTCTGGCCTTTGTAGACTTGAACCCCCGGATCGAGAAATGCGATTATATTTCATCTGTCGACTGTACTGGCAGGCCTAAACTAC AGCCTGCCCAGCCTACAGACGTGTGCCCACGCCAGAATGGGTACTTCCAGCACCCAGATGAGACAGTCTGCAACAAATTTTATTTCTGCAATGCAGGGACGGGTAACCTGGTGACCTGTCCAGAGGGTCTGGTCTATGGGCTGGACAGCCATAATTGTGTCTGGCCGGATGTTGCAGCCAGACAAGGCTGCTCCTCTGATG TGATAGCTGAGTTCGACTGTCCTAAGGTGACAGATGACATTGCTGTCTCCCATCCCCGGTATGCTGATCCAACAGACTGTCAGTACTTCTATGTCTGTATCAGTGGAGTCAATCCTCGCAGGAACGGCTGTGCCTTTGGTCAAGTCTTCAACTCGAAGTTGGCAGCCTGTGACGCCCCACAGGAAGTTCCAGAGTG TGCTGACTACTACACTGCCTATTTTGAAGACTATTTCAACACGCTGACAGCCACTGACGGCCGTGTCAGTGTAGATATCCTGGCAGCTGCCCTGGCTAGTGGGTATGACGTACCCAGCATTCAAGAGAGGTTCCATGTGGACCCAAAACTACTGCAAACCCAACCCAGACCCTCTAGGGCACGTGGGGTTACTGCtgccccagctgctgctgcaccagctgctgttgcaccagctgctgctactgttcgcaAAGCTGGTAAACTACCAGCTAGAAG ACAAGAAGAACTGGTGTCCCAGGACGGTGACGTGTCACCCCCGTCGCTCACTGCTGGCGCCCCACGCAA CACGGTTCCAAAGCGACGCTTCcgaccacaaccaccaaccaccaccactacccccccaccaccaccaccacccccccaggGTGGCCCTGAGGACTACACTGACTACACTGACTACACTGATGGTGCAGTGTACGACTATGGTGCtgaggtaccactaccaccacccacaactaccaccgcaGCACCGGTTCAACCTACATCTATCAAGCGAAGGATTCCCCTCAGACGACCTCGACCTGCCAATT